A genomic region of Chloracidobacterium sp. contains the following coding sequences:
- the fabZ gene encoding 3-hydroxyacyl-ACP dehydratase FabZ: protein MIILDSIAIQEIIPHRYPFLLVDRIVELEARKRIVGVKQVTTNEYFFQGHFPGAPVMPGVLQIEALAQVGAILVLREFDDRNQKIPFFSGIENARFRRPVVPGDTLTLTVEALRVGSKVQKMRGVASVDGQVTAEAEIMCIVANRGG, encoded by the coding sequence ATGATCATTCTTGATTCGATCGCCATTCAGGAAATAATCCCGCATCGATACCCGTTTCTGCTGGTCGATCGCATCGTCGAGCTTGAAGCGCGCAAGCGCATAGTGGGAGTCAAGCAGGTCACGACGAACGAATATTTTTTCCAAGGCCACTTTCCGGGTGCTCCGGTCATGCCGGGGGTCCTGCAGATCGAGGCCCTTGCGCAGGTCGGAGCGATCCTGGTCCTGCGCGAGTTTGATGACCGTAACCAGAAGATACCGTTCTTCAGCGGCATTGAAAATGCCCGCTTTCGCCGTCCAGTAGTTCCCGGCGACACGCTGACGCTGACGGTAGAGGCCCTGAGAGTCGGAAGCAAGGTCCAGAAGATGCGAGGTGTAGCAAGCGTTGACGGCCAAGTGACCGCCGAGGCTGAGATAATGTGCATTGTGGCGAATCGAGGAGGCTAG